The proteins below are encoded in one region of Helianthus annuus cultivar XRQ/B chromosome 2, HanXRQr2.0-SUNRISE, whole genome shotgun sequence:
- the LOC110892651 gene encoding extensin-like, with protein sequence MPPRVQGKGMGPMRGGPSGHAGPSHRRTPSASFSSSDSHWGHSFEPARHSVSLSSSPSFHPSFGLLIPDEPQHSHHSHDSHHSHHSHQSYHSLHSHSFHHSDSTYSPAPFNPNDYVSDFLGYNPLRPEDHFSQEIEMNDDLDPEPPTGTPGHPISISSGPPYQGSPYQGLDSWAERWNQLEWAFTLSFHNSVAQPPLEEPHLQAVSTPPLPVEEPPQQPPQPPPEPPRRRRNARMSMQGGPRFSSPQGSSSYPPIPEDPQMGGPSHMVPEDNHPPVSFAPPPPPVDFENPIPTYPGSSGYNPFEYPTSTGYGAQDPYLTAAQYNALYPSSYPPVYRTGYPVQGTQIMAGSDEANSHPVEGNNNTRINVIAAELQEMINTAVAQAVDNKFKEPSNVRSKTHTKSLSHSHTPKKDESQHSSNQKSEPQRQAIYNQAPKYNKGCTYKYFVSCKPRDFTGEKGSN encoded by the exons ATGCCGCCGCGAGTTCAAGGCAAGGGAATGGGTCCGATGAGAGGAGGACCATCAGGCCATGCGGGACCTTCTCATAGGCGCACTCCATCTGCGTCTTTTTCTAGCTCGGATTCGCATTGGGGTCATTCTTTTGAGCCAGCGAGACATTCGGTCTCGTTGAGTTCATCACCCTCGTTTCATCCATCATTTGGGCTGCTTATTCCAGACGAGCCCCAGCATTCCCATCATTCTCATGATTCACACCATTCTCACCATTCGCACCAATCCTACCACTCTTTACACTCCCATTCTTTCCATCATTCTGATTCCACTTATTCCCCAGCCCCGTTCAACCCAAACGACTATGTCAGCGATTTTCTGGGTTACAATCCCTTGAGACCCGAGGATCACTTCTCCCAAGAGATAGAGATGAATGACGACCTTGATCCAGAACCGCCAACTGGGACACCAGGCCACCCTATTAGCATCTCCAGCGGTCCTCCCTACCAAGGATCGCCATATCAAGGGCTCGACTCTTGGGCCGAAAGGTGGAACCAACTTGAATGGGCATTTACCCTTTCATTTCACAACTCTGTTGCTCAACCTCCTTTGGAAGAACCACACCTTCAAGCGGTTTCTACACCACCTCTACCTGTTGAGGAACCACCTCAacaaccaccacaaccacctcccGAGCCGCCGAGGCGAAGGAGGAATGCACGGATGTCGATGCAAGGGGGACCACGGTTTAGTTCTCCTCAAGGTTCAAGCTCATACCCTCCTATTCCCGAGgatccacaaatgggtggaccctcGCATATGGTGCCGGAGGATAATCACCCGCCAGTTTCTTttgcaccaccgccaccgccagtgGATTTTGAAAACCCGATTCCGACATATCCAGGTTCGTCTGGGTATAACCCATTTGAATATCCAACTTCTACGGGTTATGGAGCCCAAGATCCATATCTTACAGCAGCACAGTATAATGCACTTTATCCTTCATCTTATCCTCCAGTTTACCGAACTGGATATCCAGTGCAAGG TACTCAAATCATGGCTGGCTCTGACGAAGCAAACAGTCATCCTGTGGAAGGAAACAATAATACCAGAATAAATGTTATTGCTGCTGAATTACAAGAGATGATAAACACAGCGGTTGCACAAGCTGTGGATAATAAGTTTAAGGAGCCGAGTAATGTTCGGTCCAAAACTCATACCAAGTCCTTATCTCATTCGCATACACCGAAGAAGGATGAGTCTCAACACTCATCCAATCAGAAAAGTGAACCTCAGAGACAAGCTATATATAATCAGGCTCCAAAGTACAACAAAGGTTGTACTTATAAGTATTTCGTCTCGTGTAAACCGAGAGATTTCACGGGAGAAAAAGGGAGCAATTGA